ACGGTAACCGTCGCGGTGAGCTTACGCATTGAAGGGTTAGAAAAAGCCATCCGGCAAACGGCCCGCAACGATTCACTACCGTATCCCTGGCCAAACGCGGCGGGATCTAGCATAAAGCCGACCTCCGAAACCCCAGGCTCTCGCCAGACAAAGCCGCTCAGCCCCAGCGGCTGCTGGGTTTGCTTGTCGCGCAAAACCAGGCACAACCAGTGGCGGCTACCCGGTGACCAGCGCGGCAGCCGGGTTTCAAAGGCCGCGCGTAGAGTGGTTTCCGGCAGCGGATCGCCAACGAAACGCAGCACTTCGGGGTCGCGCTGTAGCGCGGAAAAAAAGGCCCAATCGCTGGCTCGGATTTGCGTCATTTTTAAGCGTGGGGTTTCAATTTCTATCATCTGTGCCTCCTGGCTATTACTTCACTATAGCTGGTGGGGGAGGCAGGAGCGGGGGCAGGTTGGGATTTTAATTAATTAAAGTCTCTACTGGCGTTGCTTAGGCTTCAATACGCCGAAACGCTATTACGTAAAACTGGTTCTGGCCGGGGTAGATTTCGCTAATCACCTGTTTTAGCTCGTCGAGCGCCATGTTTTCCTGGCGGGCGTGCTCGTTGGTTAACTGATCCAGCGTTACCGGGCTGCAACTCAGCACTTCAATCGTGCAAAAATAATGATTATCTTCAAACCGCCCGACACGCAGAATATCTCCGGTTTTGAAGTGGGATTCGCTGGCATCGCGGATAGTGATAGTTTTTAAATCAGCCAGAATGTCATGCTCAAAGCGCTGAAAGAAAGTGATGTCATTCATAGTGTGTCATTCCATTACCGGTTTGGGCAGCCAGTGTAGCAGATTGCCTGCCTGCTGGGGCGTGACGCTGCGCGGGGCCGTCGGGCCAAAAAGCTGGCGATCCTGGCCCGATATCATCGTCTTTTGACAATTGCCCCTCTCACGGAATAAGTCGCTCCGGCTTAAAATAGCTTCATCGACACGGTTAATTAGAAAATACATTTAAACCTGGCCATAAATATAGGTTTATCTAACATCTGGTAGCTATGAATTTATTTGGCTATTTCAAATGAGTGATTCTGATTAATTATCCATAGCCGTTTTTATATTCCTGTGATTATTTCCTGAATATTCAGGAGGAGACTTATTATGATGTTCCATCAGATTCGTAGCGCCACTGCCATTATTCATTATGCGGGTAAAAAACTTCTCCTTGACCCGATGTTATCTGCCAAAGGGGCCTTCCCAGGTTTTCCCTTTACCATGAATAGTCATCGGCGTAACCCATTGGTTGATTTGCCTATTCCGGTATCTGAAATTATTGATGTGGATGCGGTTATCGTCACCCATACCCACGCCGACCACTGGGATGCGGCGGCCAGGGCGCTGATACCGCGTGATATGTATATCTTCGTGCAAAATGCCTCCGATATGAGTGAGCTGCAAGAAGATGGCTTTACTAATTTGCATATTATTGGCGAAGATAATGACTTTTTTGGCATTAAGCTGACGCCGATTGAATGCCAGCACGGTAGTGATGAAGTTTTTCAGCAACAGCCAGAAGGCGAAATGCTGGGGGAGGCGGTTGGCGTAATTATGCAGGCGCAAAATGAAAAAACTATATATATCGCGGGTGACACTATCTGGACGCAAAAAGTAGAAGATGCGTTGAAAATTTATCAGCCTGATATCGTCATATTGAATACCGGTTATGCACTAATGGAAAAATATGGCCCCATTATCATGGGAAAAGAGGATGTAATCCGTACACATAATGTATTGCCATCCGCACAGATTATTGCCACTCATATGGAGGCGGTAAATCATTACGGACAGACCCGCCAGGATATTCGCGATATTGTCGCGCTCCATCATCTTGAGGCTTTGGTCAGCATTCCGGAGGATGGCGAGCGGGTGCGGTTGTAATCAAACTTTATACTGTTTTCATTGCCAGACGGCAGGCATAAAAAAACTGGCTGCTGGC
This genomic interval from Salmonella enterica subsp. enterica serovar Choleraesuis contains the following:
- a CDS encoding N-acetyltransferase GCN5 yields the protein MIEIETPRLKMTQIRASDWAFFSALQRDPEVLRFVGDPLPETTLRAAFETRLPRWSPGSRHWLCLVLRDKQTQQPLGLSGFVWREPGVSEVGFMLDPAAFGQGYGSESLRAVCRMAFSNPSMRKLTATVTVGNQASRNTLEKCNFQLEGCLRENYMIGGEWKDDWIFSLLRRELG
- the yqfB gene encoding UPF0267 protein YqfB — protein: MNDITFFQRFEHDILADLKTITIRDASESHFKTGDILRVGRFEDNHYFCTIEVLSCSPVTLDQLTNEHARQENMALDELKQVISEIYPGQNQFYVIAFRRIEA